The window GGCGCGGGCGCGTCCGCGGCTCCGCCCGCCGGCGCCCGTCCGCTCGACCGCGCGCAGGTCAAGCGCGCGTGGCCGGCGGTCGTCGCCGAGATCCGCCGCCACAAGAAGTCGCGCGCGGCGTGGTTCGTCTCGGTCGAGGTCGACGTCGACGACGATGGCCATACGCTGCGCATCGAGTTCCCCTCGGACCAGGCGATCACTCTGTCGATGGCCGAGAAGCCCGAGTCGATGCAGATGTTGCGCGCGGCGCTCTCGCACGCGTTCGGCTTCGCGCCGCCGATCCGGTTCCAGCTCGGCCGCGGCGCGGCGGTCCCGCTGCCGCAGCCGGATGCGGACCCCGAGCCCGATCCCGATGCCGACCCGGCCGACGTGCTCGGCGGCGAGGTCATCCCGGACGCGGACCCTGCCCCGGAGCAGCCGGCCGACGAGGCGTCCGCGCCGCCGCCTCCGCCCGAGCAGCCCGGCCTTCTGGACTCGCTGGGCGCCGAGGAGATCGCCGACGTCCCGTACGAGGCCGACGAGTACATCAGCGACCCCGAGGAAGAGGAGTCATGAGCGCGATGCGACCCGACATGGGCAAGATGATGAAGCAGGTCCAGCGGATGCAGGCCGAGATGGCGCGCGTCCAGGACGAGCTGCAGGACGCGACCGTCGAGGCGTCCGCAGGTGGGGGCGCGGTCAAGGTCGTCATCAGCGGCGACCTGCGCGTGCAGTCGGTCCAGCTCGATCCCGCCGCGATCGACCCGGATGACGTCGAGATGCTGCAGGACCTCATCGCTGCGGCCGTCAACGAGGCGCTCCGGTCCGCGCAGGAGCTCGCCGCCGAGAAGATGGGTGCGGTGACCGGCGGTATGGGCGGCCTCGGCCTGCCCGGCCTGATGTAGGCGACTGCGGGCCGCGCGCGGTGACCTACTGGGCCCCATCGATCGCCCGGCTGCTCGAGGAACTCGAGCGGCTTCCGGGTGTCGGTCCGAAGTCGGCGCAGCGCATCGCTTACCACCTCCTGCGGGCCGACGAGGAGTCGGCGCGGCGGCTCGCCGACGCGATCGTCGAGGTCAAGCAGACCGTCCGCTTCTGCACGCGCTGCTTC of the Actinomycetota bacterium genome contains:
- a CDS encoding YbaB/EbfC family nucleoid-associated protein translates to MRPDMGKMMKQVQRMQAEMARVQDELQDATVEASAGGGAVKVVISGDLRVQSVQLDPAAIDPDDVEMLQDLIAAAVNEALRSAQELAAEKMGAVTGGMGGLGLPGLM